Proteins encoded in a region of the Mucilaginibacter sabulilitoris genome:
- a CDS encoding phosphatase PAP2 family protein, whose translation MNPIKKIYLFGLPSLILLFYTSVSAAQSGLQKLDDKIMIDLQQQRTPEQTGVFLFLSRTHLYGDIGIPAGLLAGGIISNNKEMRQNSLYVASSTALSFGLTFLIKHIVKRPRPFIQNINIVPVYRAGSTSFPSGHTSSSFATATALSRAYPKWYVIAPAYLWAGSVSYSRMYLGVHYPTDVAAGAIIGTGSTFILQSLKK comes from the coding sequence ATGAATCCGATCAAAAAAATATATCTTTTTGGCCTGCCGTCATTAATACTATTATTTTATACTTCTGTATCAGCAGCACAATCGGGACTTCAAAAGCTTGACGATAAAATCATGATTGACCTGCAACAGCAGCGCACGCCCGAACAAACCGGTGTTTTCCTGTTTTTAAGCCGCACCCATCTTTATGGCGACATTGGTATTCCGGCGGGTTTACTGGCAGGGGGAATCATCAGTAACAATAAAGAAATGAGGCAAAACTCGCTTTATGTAGCCAGCAGCACCGCCCTATCCTTCGGGCTCACTTTTTTAATAAAGCACATTGTTAAACGGCCAAGACCCTTTATTCAGAATATTAATATTGTACCGGTATACAGGGCAGGCAGTACATCATTCCCTTCGGGGCATACCTCCAGCAGCTTTGCCACTGCAACAGCTTTGTCAAGGGCATATCCAAAATGGTATGTGATAGCGCCGGCTTACTTATGGGCGGGCTCGGTAAGTTATTCGAGGATGTACCTGGGTGTACATTATCCAACAGATGTTGCGGCCGGCGCCATTATAGGCACCGGCTCAACATTTATTTTGCAATCATTAAAAAAATAA
- the topB gene encoding DNA topoisomerase III, with the protein MKVIIAEKPSVAREIAKVFGATAKKDGYMEGKGYTFTWAFGHLLQLAPPQEYGFYGWNVQNLPMLPPKFKLSIRKVKTKDGIVEDPSVKKQLDTIKTLFDEATEIIVATDAGREGELIFRYIYYYLKCKKPFKRLWISSQTDEAIKEGFRNLKPGTDYDTLFNSAHCRSQSDWLVGMNATQALSISSGSRAVLSLGRVQTPTLAMICSRYLENKNFVPQLYYQVSIQVDKDGQVFRAISADSFKTKEEAQAVVDKVEDVPSGFPNGGHILSVEAKPRKEPPPLLHDLSSLQQEANKRKGFTADQTLGLLQTLYENKLVTYPRTGSRYIGDDVFATVPTLIDKFKEHPEFGKQATFLTGTKLNKRSVNAKKVTDHHAILPTGETPHQLSNDLQAVYDLVAARMLEAFHQECIKEITKITVQSGAIFTASGTVISSAGWRAVLNEPDEEKKDEENASLPKVQQDERLPIPEKSLLEKQTKPKPLYNEASLLKALETAGKEIEDEELRYAMKDSGLGTPATRASIIETLIKRDYIIREKKNLVPTQTGLGVYYVVKDQKIAQAELTGNWEKRLEEIRSGASVNEFQQEIKTYTRNITQELLLAGRNLMAKSKEGVNTPQIVAQKTA; encoded by the coding sequence ATGAAAGTTATTATCGCCGAAAAGCCATCCGTAGCCAGGGAAATTGCCAAAGTATTTGGCGCCACTGCCAAAAAAGACGGCTATATGGAGGGCAAAGGCTATACTTTTACCTGGGCGTTTGGTCATCTGCTGCAGTTGGCCCCTCCGCAGGAATACGGATTTTATGGATGGAATGTACAAAACCTGCCCATGCTGCCGCCAAAGTTCAAGCTTAGCATCCGCAAGGTTAAAACCAAAGATGGCATTGTAGAAGACCCGTCGGTAAAGAAACAGCTTGATACTATAAAAACATTGTTTGATGAAGCCACCGAGATCATCGTAGCTACGGATGCTGGGCGCGAGGGCGAACTTATTTTCCGTTACATTTACTATTACCTTAAATGCAAAAAGCCCTTTAAACGGCTCTGGATTTCCTCACAAACTGACGAGGCCATTAAAGAAGGTTTCCGCAACCTGAAACCCGGTACCGATTATGATACGCTGTTTAACTCGGCACATTGTCGCTCCCAATCTGATTGGCTGGTGGGAATGAACGCCACACAGGCGCTCAGCATTTCGTCGGGCTCCCGTGCGGTGTTATCGCTGGGCCGCGTGCAAACGCCAACACTGGCCATGATCTGTTCGCGCTATCTTGAAAATAAAAACTTTGTACCACAACTATATTACCAGGTAAGCATTCAGGTTGATAAGGACGGGCAGGTGTTCCGCGCCATTTCTGCAGATAGTTTTAAAACCAAAGAAGAAGCCCAGGCCGTGGTTGACAAAGTTGAGGATGTTCCCTCGGGCTTCCCTAATGGCGGCCACATTCTGAGTGTAGAGGCCAAACCACGTAAGGAACCGCCCCCTTTGCTCCATGACCTTAGCAGCCTGCAACAGGAGGCCAATAAACGTAAAGGCTTTACCGCCGACCAAACTCTTGGCCTTTTGCAAACTCTATATGAAAATAAGCTGGTAACCTACCCGCGTACCGGCAGCCGCTATATTGGGGATGATGTATTTGCCACCGTACCCACGCTTATTGACAAATTTAAAGAACACCCCGAGTTTGGAAAACAGGCTACTTTCCTTACAGGCACTAAGCTCAACAAACGCAGCGTAAATGCTAAAAAGGTAACTGACCACCATGCCATACTCCCTACTGGCGAAACGCCCCACCAGCTATCGAATGACCTGCAAGCTGTTTATGATCTGGTGGCTGCCCGCATGCTCGAAGCATTTCACCAGGAGTGTATTAAGGAGATCACCAAAATAACGGTGCAATCCGGCGCTATATTTACCGCCAGCGGTACCGTAATTAGTTCGGCGGGGTGGCGTGCCGTACTGAATGAGCCCGATGAAGAAAAAAAGGACGAAGAAAACGCCAGCCTCCCTAAAGTGCAGCAGGATGAACGCTTGCCCATACCAGAAAAAAGCCTGCTCGAAAAACAAACCAAACCCAAACCGTTGTATAATGAAGCCTCACTACTAAAAGCGCTGGAAACCGCCGGTAAGGAAATTGAGGATGAAGAATTGCGCTATGCTATGAAAGACAGCGGCCTTGGCACACCAGCCACCCGTGCATCTATTATTGAAACACTGATCAAGAGAGATTATATTATCCGTGAGAAAAAAAACCTGGTACCTACCCAAACCGGGCTCGGAGTTTATTATGTGGTAAAAGATCAGAAAATTGCCCAGGCAGAACTTACCGGCAACTGGGAAAAGCGTTTAGAAGAAATACGCTCTGGTGCCTCCGTAAATGAGTTTCAGCAGGAAATTAAAACCTATACCCGCAATATTACCCAGGAATTATTACTGGCAGGAAGAAATTTAATGGCAAAATCTAAAGAAGGAGTAAATACACCACAAATCGTTGCGCAAAAAACTGCATAA
- a CDS encoding VOC family protein codes for MKKLIFILLLIVISFGSGFAFKAALTTSTRQTAGLKRVTGIGGIFFKCKDPAKVRAWYQTHLGLHTNQYGAVFEWRQGADTLKKGFTQWSPFAEKTTYFEPSGKDFMINYRVENLAELIVQLKKEGVAVLDTMETVDYGKFVHIMDIEGNKIELWQPNDIEYEKLGAKMGAQTTK; via the coding sequence ATGAAAAAACTGATCTTCATCCTGTTGCTCATTGTTATCTCATTTGGCTCAGGCTTTGCCTTTAAAGCCGCTTTAACTACATCGACACGCCAAACGGCCGGGCTCAAAAGGGTAACCGGAATTGGCGGTATCTTTTTCAAATGTAAAGACCCTGCTAAAGTGAGGGCCTGGTACCAAACACATCTGGGTTTGCATACAAACCAGTACGGCGCAGTGTTTGAATGGCGACAAGGTGCCGATACCCTGAAAAAAGGCTTTACTCAATGGAGTCCCTTTGCCGAAAAAACCACCTACTTTGAACCTTCCGGTAAAGATTTTATGATCAATTACCGGGTTGAAAATTTAGCCGAGCTTATTGTGCAACTCAAAAAAGAAGGGGTCGCCGTTTTAGATACTATGGAAACCGTGGATTACGGCAAGTTTGTTCATATTATGGATATTGAAGGAAACAAAATAGAATTATGGCAGCCTAACGATATTGAATATGAAAAATTAGGCGCAAAAATGGGTGCTCAAACCACCAAATAA
- a CDS encoding DUF4287 domain-containing protein, translating to MSFQGYLNTIKSKTGKGPEDFRKLAEEKGFTQNGELKAKAGDIVKWLKDDFELGHGHAMAIFALLKGIKNEDSE from the coding sequence ATGTCATTCCAGGGATATTTAAACACTATCAAATCAAAAACAGGTAAAGGTCCTGAAGATTTCAGAAAACTGGCTGAAGAAAAAGGCTTTACGCAAAACGGTGAGCTCAAAGCCAAAGCAGGCGATATTGTAAAATGGCTTAAAGATGATTTTGAACTGGGTCACGGCCACGCTATGGCTATTTTCGCCCTGCTTAAAGGAATCAAGAATGAGGATAGCGAATAA
- a CDS encoding alpha/beta fold hydrolase, with amino-acid sequence MKNVNNTLTQIPLIIMAMMTASNIQAQTKEQGQYAQINGIKMYYEVHGTGKPLVLIHGGGSTIKTSFSKVLPIFAKTHQVIAVELQAHGHTGDRDAPETFKQDADDVAELLKQLNIPKADIFGFSNGGQTALQLGIDHPDRVNKLIVASAFYKRDAVPAGFWEGFKNPQFSSMPQIYKDEYAKINSDPAALMNMFNKDVQRMLIFKDWTDDQIRSIQAPTLVVIGDRDLPTPEHTAQMAHVLPHGRLAILPGGHGEYFGEAFFPDKDSKMPEIFAALVEDFLTMAH; translated from the coding sequence ATGAAAAACGTAAATAACACACTCACTCAAATTCCATTAATTATAATGGCAATGATGACAGCAAGCAACATACAGGCCCAAACAAAAGAGCAAGGCCAGTATGCGCAGATAAATGGCATTAAAATGTATTATGAAGTTCATGGTACAGGTAAACCCCTGGTACTGATACACGGCGGCGGTTCAACTATTAAAACCAGCTTTAGCAAAGTGTTGCCCATATTTGCCAAAACACATCAGGTAATTGCCGTTGAGTTACAGGCTCACGGCCACACCGGCGATAGGGATGCGCCCGAAACGTTTAAGCAGGATGCCGATGACGTGGCCGAACTGTTAAAACAACTCAATATACCTAAAGCAGATATTTTTGGTTTCAGCAATGGTGGACAAACCGCTCTGCAGCTGGGCATTGATCATCCCGACAGGGTAAATAAACTCATTGTTGCTTCGGCTTTTTATAAAAGAGATGCCGTACCGGCAGGTTTTTGGGAAGGGTTTAAAAATCCGCAATTCAGCAGTATGCCACAGATTTATAAAGATGAATATGCCAAAATAAACAGCGACCCAGCGGCGCTCATGAACATGTTTAATAAAGATGTTCAGCGTATGTTGATATTTAAGGACTGGACAGACGACCAGATCAGATCTATCCAGGCACCAACACTGGTGGTTATTGGCGACAGAGATTTGCCAACTCCTGAGCATACCGCTCAAATGGCCCATGTATTACCACATGGACGACTGGCTATTTTACCGGGAGGTCACGGGGAATATTTTGGAGAAGCATTTTTTCCGGATAAGGACAGCAAGATGCCAGAGATATTTGCCGCCTTGGTTGAAGATTTCCTGACCATGGCTCATTAA
- a CDS encoding DUF5995 family protein, whose amino-acid sequence MSATTINQIINSLQAIITESIATNSRMGYFASLYYKVTASVRDGIVKGQFENGPRMEKFDVVFANRYLDALSAWKNKQPLSDSWRIAFEMTEKSSPLVLQQLLLGMNAHINLDLGIAAAEVSDGNMDGVQKDFDSINTIISALTYEVINEITRVSPLLSLLGLHASNYSILIQFSISNARDGAWCFAEDLQKKQNLAYTECIAARDKTITQLAGGLAHATGIMRVTLWIIHVFEWRSPSKIINALHSYQKEKIVVNPVNATPTAT is encoded by the coding sequence ATGTCTGCAACCACTATTAATCAAATCATTAATTCGCTGCAAGCTATCATTACGGAAAGTATTGCAACCAATAGCCGCATGGGTTACTTTGCATCGCTGTATTATAAAGTAACCGCGAGTGTGCGCGATGGTATTGTCAAAGGTCAATTTGAGAATGGGCCACGCATGGAAAAATTTGACGTGGTATTTGCCAACCGTTATCTGGATGCCCTGAGCGCCTGGAAAAACAAGCAGCCGCTTAGCGATTCATGGCGTATAGCTTTTGAAATGACCGAAAAATCATCACCCCTGGTTTTACAGCAATTACTGCTGGGCATGAACGCTCATATCAACCTCGATTTGGGTATAGCCGCGGCTGAAGTATCTGACGGGAACATGGATGGTGTACAAAAAGATTTTGACTCCATAAACACCATTATCTCGGCTTTAACCTACGAGGTGATCAATGAGATCACCAGGGTATCGCCATTGCTTTCGTTATTGGGGTTACATGCCTCTAATTATTCTATTCTTATACAATTCAGCATAAGCAACGCCCGCGACGGCGCCTGGTGCTTTGCCGAAGACCTGCAAAAGAAACAAAACCTTGCCTATACCGAATGCATAGCCGCCCGTGATAAAACCATTACGCAACTTGCCGGTGGACTTGCCCATGCCACCGGCATTATGCGTGTTACGCTCTGGATTATTCACGTTTTTGAATGGCGCAGCCCTTCAAAAATTATAAATGCATTACACAGTTACCAAAAGGAAAAAATAGTAGTAAACCCGGTTAATGCTACACCAACAGCAACGTAA
- a CDS encoding DUF5916 domain-containing protein: MNTKQKVIKPKQTNNDITVDGILNELEWQDADMAANFIQNYPSDSSLSHGKTKVKVLYNEKYLYIAAELLNADNAQEKYVASSLKRDFPLLENDVFGLTIDPFGDHINGYGFYLSAYGVQREEQVFNGSKQDDTWDIKWFSAVQHTAIGWTLEIAIPFRYLRYSQSLDSWNVNFLRNDVVNNERSSWVAMPRNFTFPNLAYSGKIKWPQIPRQALKNISLIPSLTLSANQNKKEKIQSTVKPSLDAKATLNSSLNLDLTVNPDFSQAEVDDAQVNLSRFELSYPEKRLFFIENSDLFSQFGVDKLGTSPVRPVYSRRIGLKYNARLGQFEPARVIAGARLSGKISNDLRIGVMSVQTASQSAKDSTDNTSPGQSYSVVALQQKVFSSSNIGVIFTNRQSTGADNTTDNTLSGKYNRLIGAEYNLTSRNGEWTGKLFEQVMFTPQKTTSSQGGWLNYNTRHTISWVGFTRVGKDFNPDLGFVPRDNFSNVYGELSYIAYTKSKSLLFLRPVIHYELYFDPAYTLTDHSYIGGTEIALNNTTDIYLLFHNSYTRLMQPFNPALNNGKVLPAGSAYTYNFFSFYYLSDLRKNFAWEYFLRFGKYFNGTYTEHKGYFNVKIQPWGIVGINYDINMVRLPAPYSNNNIYAVGPKADISFSRKLYFNANIQYTSANRNLNFFFRLQWRFRPLSDIYVVYSNNQSTQPWQRQNHNLTMKFIYFW, encoded by the coding sequence ATGAATACCAAACAAAAGGTTATTAAACCTAAGCAAACAAACAACGATATAACAGTAGACGGTATATTAAACGAGCTTGAGTGGCAGGATGCAGATATGGCTGCAAACTTCATCCAAAATTATCCGTCAGATTCCTCTTTGTCGCATGGTAAAACAAAAGTTAAGGTTTTGTATAACGAAAAATACCTGTATATAGCCGCGGAGCTGTTAAATGCCGATAATGCGCAGGAAAAATATGTAGCTTCATCTCTTAAACGCGATTTTCCTTTACTGGAAAATGACGTATTTGGTTTAACTATTGACCCGTTTGGTGATCATATTAACGGTTATGGGTTTTATCTGAGTGCTTATGGGGTACAAAGGGAAGAGCAGGTTTTTAACGGATCAAAACAGGATGATACCTGGGACATCAAATGGTTTAGTGCCGTTCAGCATACCGCTATCGGGTGGACTTTGGAGATTGCCATCCCTTTTCGTTATCTGCGGTACAGTCAAAGTTTGGATAGTTGGAACGTTAATTTTTTGAGAAATGATGTGGTTAACAATGAAAGATCATCATGGGTGGCCATGCCTCGTAATTTTACATTCCCCAACCTGGCATATTCCGGAAAAATTAAATGGCCACAGATACCCAGGCAGGCTTTAAAAAATATTTCCCTTATACCCAGCCTTACTCTCAGTGCAAATCAAAATAAAAAAGAGAAAATACAATCAACTGTAAAACCATCGCTTGATGCTAAGGCCACCCTTAATTCATCCCTCAACCTCGACCTGACTGTTAATCCCGATTTTTCGCAGGCGGAGGTAGATGACGCGCAGGTTAACCTAAGCCGTTTTGAACTGTCGTACCCCGAAAAGCGTTTGTTCTTTATTGAAAACAGCGATCTTTTTTCACAGTTTGGTGTCGATAAATTGGGTACATCTCCGGTAAGACCTGTTTACTCGCGACGGATAGGTTTAAAATATAATGCCCGACTTGGCCAGTTTGAACCTGCCCGTGTTATTGCCGGCGCAAGGCTAAGCGGTAAGATCAGTAATGATCTGCGTATCGGTGTGATGTCGGTTCAAACCGCTTCGCAAAGCGCGAAAGATTCTACAGACAATACATCTCCCGGTCAAAGCTATAGCGTAGTAGCCTTGCAGCAAAAGGTTTTTTCGAGCTCCAATATTGGCGTTATTTTTACCAACAGGCAATCAACCGGGGCTGATAATACTACAGATAACACATTATCCGGAAAATATAACCGGCTTATTGGGGCTGAATATAACCTTACCTCAAGAAATGGTGAATGGACGGGCAAGCTGTTTGAACAGGTTATGTTTACCCCACAAAAAACAACATCATCACAAGGAGGATGGTTAAACTATAACACACGCCACACCATAAGCTGGGTTGGTTTTACCCGGGTAGGGAAAGATTTTAACCCTGATCTTGGATTTGTGCCCCGCGATAATTTTTCTAATGTTTATGGCGAACTAAGTTATATAGCCTATACCAAATCAAAGTCGTTACTTTTTTTGAGGCCCGTAATACATTACGAGTTGTATTTTGACCCTGCATATACGCTTACAGATCATTCATACATAGGCGGAACTGAAATTGCTCTCAACAATACAACGGATATTTACCTGCTGTTCCATAATAGCTATACGAGGTTGATGCAACCATTTAACCCGGCTTTGAATAATGGCAAAGTATTGCCCGCGGGCAGTGCTTATACTTATAACTTTTTTTCTTTTTACTACCTGTCAGATTTACGGAAGAACTTTGCCTGGGAATATTTTTTACGTTTTGGGAAATACTTTAACGGCACCTATACCGAACACAAGGGCTATTTTAATGTGAAAATACAGCCCTGGGGCATCGTTGGTATTAATTACGATATAAATATGGTTCGCCTGCCTGCTCCTTACTCCAACAACAACATTTACGCGGTGGGGCCCAAAGCTGATATATCTTTTAGCCGCAAACTTTATTTTAACGCCAACATACAGTATACCAGTGCGAACCGGAATTTGAACTTCTTTTTCAGGCTGCAATGGCGGTTCAGGCCGCTGTCTGACATTTATGTAGTTTACAGTAATAATCAAAGTACGCAGCCCTGGCAGCGCCAGAACCATAATTTAACCATGAAATTTATTTATTTCTGGTAA